The window TCACCGGGAAACCCGAGAATGGCACAGAGCAGCAGGACCGAGACATGCGGGAGTCTCTAGGCTGTAGTGTGAGAGAGGCGTCAGTTGCTAGGAATTGCTGCGGATCCGGGTGAAGTGTCGCTTGCCGCATTCGGCCGGAGCTCTTCTGAACTCTAAAATGCCTTTGACAAGGTTAAATGTGTGGCGTAGAGACCCACAAGAGCGGTTCTTGGAAGTTGAAAAGCCAACAAAGTCCTGTTTTCTTGAAGTGGACATAGGATGTGCGGAGACCAAGTCTTCGCGTCGAACGCGGAGCGCGAAGACACAGCTGCGACGGACTTACCCGGTCCGCTGTGGAGAACCCCTCGACGATGTCCCATCCGTGGTCTGTTCCTTCGCTTCAGAGACATTCAAGAGGCGATACAGATAGACTGCAATGCCCAccaaggcgagaaaggcgacgatAGAGAGCGGGATCTGCAGGCCCCCGGTAAAATCATCCTGCATGTCTGTATCGATTGGGCTCCCGTGCCTGCCGGAGGCGCCTTGTTCAGCGGAAGAACGCGATTCTGACTGAGATCGATGAGCATGAGAAAACTGAAAATAGTCAAGGGCAATGAAGAGCGCGGTTAATCGTGTCGACcaagcacacagagaagaagataaagaggggaaaagaggggcAGAAACAGTGCCTCTGAAGGAAGACACTACGGATCGGACGGACAGGCCCATCCTTACGTAGAAGAAGAGGTGGGACACACGTGAGAAGAATGGAGATGTTCAAATGCTCGTTCAgctccgtttcccttctaCAGACCAGAAACAAAGCGAAAATGAATCCCTTGATTTCGAGACCGGGGGCCAAGCGGCAACTGTGCTCGCGAGATCCCActtggagagacgagaaacggtCAATTTCAAGACAGCTCCAAACTCAGGAGCACGGATCCGACGGAGGAGATTCTTGTCGAGACGACTTTGTCCTTGCACACGCGTTTTGGACGCGAAAAGCAGTTACGGAGGACTGAGCGAAACCCACAAACCGCCCGCGCGACCGAGAAAACCGCGTCCCCTGAAGTGGTCAGCCGGGGGGCCCTAGAACGATCCAACTCACGAGGAGCTGCCTGTGAGAGAGGGGGGCCGCAggcaacagagaaaacgttGTGTGTCTGTTCTGGCGGCAACACAAAACTGCCTCGACGTCCAAATATCCCAGCAGACGCCACACAGGCACTGTCTGTACAGGCTAAGAGGGCCTCAAGCGCAAACGTAGAAGCAATCGACACGGGGAGGTGCAGGGTTCCTCTGCCGAAATCGTGCATGAACTCGCCCCGCCAGCAGCAAACCAAGACGCATGACCAAAGGCCTAGAACtggcggagaggcagcacCCAGGCTTCGAGACGACAAAGAATGCCCGAGCAGAAAACTTGCTCAGCTGGTTTTCATGTGCTTTCGATGAAGCTCACTGCAACATCGTCGCAAAATCCGCGAACAGGGAAAGCCCCCATAGGTACAGGTCACCAAGCGGGCAAATGCACACCCGTAACTTACGAGAGCGACGATTTCACAAGCGTAGCTTTCTCCTCAAGCTTCTCCACAGAAGGTAGCAAAACCAGGGACAGATACACGGGAAAAATAATCGAGTGATAACATGCTTTTTGAGAACGATAAAAGAGACAGTGGATGGGGTTTCGCGCAAGACGTACGGTCGCGAGCAGTTGCTTTTGGGGGATAAAGCATGCTGCATGTGGGTTAGAAAAAATTCCGACGTCAATAGGTCAGCGCATCTGTGAAATCAACCATCTTTTTCGTCGCCCAGCCTCAACCACTTTCTTCGCACAGCCAGAAAAGGCGGTATTTGGCTGGCCGGGAATGAGTGACAAAAAAGTATCTCAGGCGACGTAACCAAACTGGGTGTTTTTAAAGTGACCACGTTCCTTAACCACAATGCTACGGCGCTGCGCGATGTCTTGGAGATACCTCTGCCCAAAGTGAGCAGACGACGGTTTTTCGGAAGATAAAAGAACTCGTGAGAAGGCGTTTCATAGGGGCGAATGCACGCGCCGATCGGTGCTATCGCACGGCTGAGGTGACTCCGTGCTTCCTGGCATCCAACGCACATGGGTTGAGGAAAACCTCCACACGCTGCAAGACAGTATTATGCCGGTATTGACTTAGTGACAAATGCTTACATTGCTACAAACATAGGGGGAGtgcaaaggaaaaagagctACTGTCGTCTATACCTCCCCGCTCGTCTGGAAGTGGATGTGCGTGTTCAaaagagccagagagaggaccaCTCCGTATCTTTCGATGAAAAAAGGAGACTCTTACAAGTGTCTATGTCTGTCTGACGATACGGGTGTTGATTCTTCCAGCAGAAAGTTGCTGGGGAGCTGCCCGCAGTAGGGCATACGATAGAACATCCTCCAGACACGAAACTGCGCTTGTACGGCCGTACGACGTTTACCATATCGAGAGCATGAATGCTTTTCGATCAGAGTATTATCCCGGATAGAACCTTAGATACAGAAATGGTTAGAACGGAAGCATAATGAACCTGGTAATTTCCGAATCTGGGGACCAGCATTGCCGACGTGAATCCTTCCCCCTGCCGCACCACGCATTACTGCATTTCACATGCTATGGCGTCGTGATGTTGCCATGTACCAAAAAAACAAACAAATTTAGTCATGTTTGGTCTCCGGAGGGAGCGAGATACACCTCTGACGTTAAATACATGAACGCGAAGAGCACCGTTCTAAACATCCGCGCAGCCAATAATGGAAAAATTATGCCGTACACTCCCGTACAGGACTGAAAGCTTTGACTCTGGAGATTCTCAGGGTTTGGTCCAAATCGCACCTCTTCGTCAACAGCCTTTCGAATAAATTACACGCTGTCGGACAGAAAGCAACTTCCATGGCTTTCTGCCGGCCCAGCTGCCAATCCAGGTCCCTGCAGAAGTGAATCGATGTGCGACGAAACGCTCTACGTTCGTTGTTTATGCAGATACGTTTCATTATTTCAATGGGCGAGGAACGGTTACTAGTATGTTCTATGGGACAGTGCAGTGTGATTTCGGGTTGATGACTCAACAGGTCTTTGGCAAACGCACAGCGGACCAGGTGCCGTGATCGTGGCTGCCACGCAGACGATTTGTTTCGTTCTGCTATGGGGGCCGGCAGATTCCTTGCAGACGGAGTGCGACGCGACCTACACGTTTTCTACTCGAgacgttttctcctttcctaGCTGACCCTCTCGTGGCAGCGGAGTCCCGGAAGATTGCCAGACCGCCCTTCCTCATGCAGTTTTTGCGTAGCGTTCTATTTTGTTTGGTTTCTCGCCGGCTTCCGTTTCCACGCAGTCGAAACACGTGTTGAACGGGGTGTCGAAGCAGAGGAACCGTAGGGCCGTGTATCCTTGTACCCGATACGAAACGAATAACAAGGAGACGCCCCAACGAGGAGCGCTCGTGAAAAGGGAGACTCCAGAAAAAGACCTGTTCGGCCGCTACGAACTGGTTTGAGGCACTGCCTTCGCAAGGGGTGGTTCACCGCGTGACGCTGTGCCTGTCATTCGCTacacacgagaaaaagccgACACCGGCTCGCCCCAGgaagcgaggggaaaagcCGCTTTTGTGAGGTATTAGGAACACCAAAATCAGTGATACGAGGATGGGGAAAAGGCAAATACGCTTTTGAAAACGgacaagaaagaaaagagggagaaaaacatATGCatctctgtgcgtttctAGAAACAACCcaaaggcgaaaaaggcgaaaggctttcctcttcatcttccacAACCAGATCAAGGGCATCGAACGAGATATAGGGACATGGAAGGAATCGACTCGCATCCTCAGAATTGTTCTCCTGTAACAGATGCCAGTTGcagctcttcctcgtgccAATAGGGTCCCCACTTTCCACACAGAAAATCTTACAAGTCGACGAGAAAATCAGACCATcttcggttttctctcttaAAAAGAGCACACCCCGCAGGAGCGATTGAGAGGATGGTGCAGGCAACCTTCAGAAACTAAACACTCGGAAAGAACTCTCCCGCCGCGGTCAGCTCACATCTAGAAACAAACCCTGCGTCAATTGCGAGAGTTTCCTTGGAATTGTGAaacgtctctgcttcccgtGCATTAAAAAGAGATTCGAACTCATTGGCTTCCTGCTGAGTCGTCGACATCCCGTTACGGGAAAGTCTTTTTCGTCATGATGGCATAAAAATCCTCGAAGGAGATTTCCCCGTCGCCGTTGGAGTCCGCTCGCTCAAGCATCTCGCGGAGCTCGTCCTCGGACATCGTCTCTCCCAATTCCTTCGCTACGCGCTTGAGATTCTTTAGCGTGATCGTGCCCGTTCTGTCATCGTCAAACAGACTGAAAATCTTCTGAATCCCTTCTCGGCTTTCTTTATCGCCCtggcaggaaagaaagacaaatCACAACCGCCAACAACGAAGTCACGGCGAGCCACCGAAAAACAATCAGCAACCAAAGAAGATCCACACACAGACCGAGTCGTACAGGGAGGGGGACGACGAAACAAATGCATATGCACACCGATCGATACACGTATGCGTTAATGTTTATGCAGTCTACATGCGTATATGTAACTATATATGTCTAACATTCTGCAACGATAAACCTTATCGAATCTTTCTGACCCCATCCGCCTGCTACCATGGCACAGCTGTTTGCGAGAGCGggctcctttttctttgcagGACGCAATGAGATTGTCCACCCACGAACCGTTGTGTGCATGAGGGAAACCGCGCGACCCATACAAAAGGTGAAGACGGGACTCGAGCCAGAGAGTAAACAACTGAAGACACGGAAATGCCGACGCACCAGAAAACCAGCAGCCACGCatcttcatatatatatacatatatatatatatatatatataatgaTAGATAGGCAACGACGAAAGCTTTCAGGCGTTAAGCGGTCAACCactttttcctccttttcgaAGCGGGAGCGAAACACACACGAGACGCGTGCCCCGAAGAAAACACCCGCTTGTATCTCCTGCTGAATATCCGGTGGATCCAACTAGACTGCCAGAAGCGTTCGATATACGGTAATGCGAAACGCACCAACATGTTCGAGACTTATAAATCACCCTCACATAAGGCGGACCAGGCGTGGCCCTTCATACTTGGGTAAGGCTGCCAGGAGGCCGTGGAGTCAACGCAGGCACGTCTCACTCCAGGGAGAGATGAGGAGCGATATCTGCAAAAACGCCTCTGCCCGCGGTTGCGTTACCGCTGTGGTCCCGGTACCTCCCTGGACCAGTGCTGTGTCACTTTCCTTGTATCTACACGTCTACACGTTTGAACACTGCGCGccaatgtatatatacatattttatatatataagccTATGGTATGCGAACATGTGCAGGAGGCAGGTAGCTATATCTATGAATATCTATCGCTGCAGATAGAGGATGGTCCCTGCATCCCCATGTAGGTATCTGcctgcatatacacatgcatacatgtgcATTCTCGCCACAGGAAAGCGTGCCCACGAAGGGAAGCCTTGGCTTGTCGCCCTGGAGAACCAACCGTACCAACGGGACACAATAGTAGTGAAAAAGACCAGAGGATGCCTAAGGCGGGATGCCTTGTTGTCCTCGCCTACAACCGCTGTTCGGTTTATCCGTCCGCCCTTGGTCacgaaagcgacggaaacAAGGGAGCCGCCGGCTGCTTCCACGGGCACAAAAGAAAccagaaagacgagaagcatGCGGCGAGGCCCGCAGGAAACACCGAACGAGACAAGCAGAGGGCATAACGTGCGTATCCCTCATGCACACAACGGTTCGTGAAGTGTTTTTGGGCCGAAGGTCCACTTTAGACAAGCTCTTCTCACCAACTTGGCCGTGATGGCATCGAGAAATTCCTCGAAATCGATGGGCCCTCCCGAGTCGCGGTCCAGGTCTGCGATCATCTGATAGATCGTCGGGTTTTTTGTCTCAAAGCCAAGCGACTGCATTGCAGCCTTCAGTTCTTTCGGATCGATCATTCCGCTGCCGTCTGTGTCAAAGAGGTTGAAAGCTTCGCGTATCTCCTCGATTTCGTCCTCTGTGAGACCCGGTCGGTCAACGATTCGACGCCGAGCTGTTGGGCTCACCCCTCGCATCGCACCTCGCTGCATGTTGGAAAAAActgaaaagagaggccgaggaaggaaaaaagaagcagcAGAAACGGACGACGAATcgaaacacgaaaaagaacCCAGGGGAGGGTCGGCGACTAGCGAGCAGAGTCGTGGGCACTGAGGTATTCCTGgcgaaaagcaagaaaagtTATTTCGAGGTACAGGAAGCGCAAGAAGAtcaggagaagaaaaagcgcgtttgggaacagagagaaaaccagcGCACCTTTCCGATGCCACAATGGGAATGCGAAGAAGCGTGCGTGCGTACTGGCAAGGGGGCTAGCGATACGGAGCACAACCACCGAAGCGTGCTCATCAAAAGGGGCATCAAGTCACAGAAACGACAGAACGTTCCTCTTCTGAAAGGAGGCGGATTTCTGGACCAATATTTTTCCggaacaaaaaaaaacagcacTGGACAT of the Neospora caninum Liverpool complete genome, chromosome XII genome contains:
- a CDS encoding putative caltractin, with protein sequence MQRGAMRGVSPTARRRIVDRPGLTEDEIEEIREAFNLFDTDGSGMIDPKELKAAMQSLGFETKNPTIYQMIADLDRDSGGPIDFEEFLDAITAKLGDKESREGIQKIFSLFDDDRTGTITLKNLKRVAKELGETMSEDELREMLERADSNGDGEISFEDFYAIMTKKTFP